From the Acaryochloris thomasi RCC1774 genome, one window contains:
- a CDS encoding cytochrome c biogenesis protein ResB, translating to MFAKVYPFLGSIKLAVPLLSAIATILIGATFYETQVGSAAVQQLIYKSPWFGALMLMLAVNLGVSALSRYPWKGARKIGFALAHLGLIVLIAGSAAVIHLGAEGMLVLRTDGPPQHQLSTEGDMLEVAQWGQEPQQTLLRVNPDQSVSPAQFNGLSLLGYRDHVVETIQFAEGGAVPNRAVQLQLNSDRMGQSTQVWLADFPRAYRQTTLGPAQLELVQAEDDQQLQQLLSESQNSVLGRWGQMQIETRGKKQTLDVEQALDHPLKLDRDLQVTVSHVWPDFRLNNQSQPITISQELRNPVLGLEVQHSTGVERWYVFAQEGFDPVRTVLSGTELSPNINAQNLEITYQTAPLVADRLFRVVADSQGQIFYGLRSAQEFTSEPLVPGQPVQTGWADFQITLVNELTQAQVQRQVVPSDQEGSPGLLVTTPTGAEQWLPWGEPSELNDAAGAIFAFFSPRSLALPFDLGLEDFIVERNEGDESVAMWTSKVKLQDPHTGSVEHRDVWMNHPTWYQGWKIAQASWNPGDLNQSTLQVKREPLWVTALTWSGALLVVSGISTMFYGKHLGKYWRTMTSGPTERFVEEDAMAVSKASPLGAGRSEPLANSTVQVET from the coding sequence ATGTTCGCCAAAGTTTATCCATTTTTAGGGTCCATCAAGCTGGCGGTGCCGCTGCTCAGTGCGATCGCAACTATCCTGATCGGCGCAACGTTTTACGAAACTCAGGTGGGTTCCGCAGCAGTCCAGCAGCTGATCTATAAGAGCCCCTGGTTTGGGGCCTTGATGTTGATGCTCGCCGTCAATCTTGGTGTTTCTGCCCTATCTCGCTATCCCTGGAAAGGAGCGCGGAAGATCGGCTTCGCGCTAGCGCATCTGGGCCTGATTGTCTTGATTGCTGGCTCCGCTGCCGTGATCCATCTGGGTGCTGAAGGGATGCTCGTGCTGCGCACAGACGGCCCCCCTCAGCATCAACTAAGTACGGAAGGAGACATGCTGGAGGTGGCCCAATGGGGGCAAGAGCCGCAGCAAACTCTGCTGCGAGTGAATCCAGATCAGTCCGTGTCACCTGCTCAGTTTAATGGTCTGTCCCTGCTGGGATATCGCGATCACGTCGTTGAAACCATTCAGTTTGCCGAAGGGGGCGCGGTTCCCAATCGAGCGGTGCAGCTACAGCTCAACAGCGATCGTATGGGCCAATCGACGCAGGTTTGGCTAGCTGACTTTCCGCGTGCGTATCGCCAGACAACGCTTGGCCCTGCCCAGCTAGAGCTAGTGCAGGCTGAAGACGACCAACAGCTACAGCAGCTTTTATCTGAATCTCAGAACTCAGTCCTTGGCCGATGGGGGCAGATGCAGATTGAGACAAGAGGTAAAAAGCAGACCTTAGATGTCGAGCAGGCCCTCGATCACCCCCTTAAGCTGGATCGCGATCTGCAGGTAACCGTGAGCCATGTTTGGCCTGACTTTCGCCTTAATAATCAATCACAGCCGATCACGATTTCCCAAGAGCTACGGAACCCCGTTTTGGGCCTTGAGGTCCAGCATTCAACTGGCGTTGAGCGCTGGTATGTCTTTGCTCAGGAAGGGTTTGACCCCGTGCGGACCGTCCTGTCAGGAACTGAACTCAGCCCCAACATTAACGCCCAAAATCTAGAAATTACCTATCAGACAGCCCCGCTCGTTGCGGACCGTCTCTTCCGCGTCGTTGCCGATTCTCAGGGGCAGATTTTCTATGGCCTCCGCTCTGCTCAAGAGTTTACCTCAGAACCGTTGGTGCCGGGACAGCCTGTTCAGACGGGCTGGGCAGATTTTCAGATCACCTTAGTGAATGAGCTGACCCAGGCGCAGGTGCAGCGTCAGGTGGTGCCATCTGATCAAGAAGGCTCCCCTGGTTTGCTCGTGACGACCCCAACCGGCGCTGAACAGTGGCTACCTTGGGGCGAACCATCGGAACTGAACGATGCAGCGGGGGCCATATTTGCCTTTTTCAGTCCTCGATCGCTGGCGCTCCCCTTTGACCTGGGCCTTGAAGACTTCATTGTCGAGCGCAATGAAGGGGATGAGTCCGTCGCCATGTGGACCAGCAAAGTCAAGCTGCAGGATCCCCACACGGGCAGCGTTGAGCATCGAGATGTCTGGATGAATCACCCCACTTGGTATCAGGGCTGGAAGATTGCCCAAGCCTCCTGGAATCCAGGTGATTTGAATCAGTCTACGCTGCAGGTCAAGCGAGAACCGCTGTGGGTAACGGCTTTGACCTGGAGTGGGGCGCTGCTCGTGGTGAGCGGCATTAGCACGATGTTCTATGGCAAACATCTCGGCAAATATTGGCGAACGATGACCTCAGGACCTACAGAGAGGTTTGTGGAGGAAGATGCGATGGCCGTTAGCAAAGCTTCTCCTTTAGGGGCAGGTCGGTCAGAGCCCCTCGCAAACAGCACAGTCCAGGTAGAGACGTGA
- a CDS encoding beta strand repeat-containing protein, with amino-acid sequence MTHDTSQPKRRGSKLYRPVAIAAMIAGGLTQSLLPAFAAGTAAGVSISNTATATYRDAPGGNVIDATSNTVNITVAEVAGVTAVASGFNDTDGGAVEANDILEFTFDITNIGNAATDLFIPGLNGLIEENFDATTVEIISVNGTAVGPVAVLANGSTLGSLSLDDLDPDAIVQVRVTGTPAVNTPAGADVGVTIGNTGPNNNSPSTQNQPDDPTGDGTNNDEIRTVDADAGNGAPVNGEREASAENSIPFASSVDPLALATVTKEVATLLPGAGPTASDDLITYNLGLTVEGSSPNAAFVAEDLVGTPMTIDGSTETRILVSDAIPAGTVLNAVPTAPAGWEVVYSTNDPSATAPIGTGPNTAAWIRNSVTPLNAGNFASVERVGFIRTATTPLAAGTDVTATTPFQFTVITSGLAPEGGQVANIAQVFGRTFDDPAIAGSPTDQVVYDESGDSQPNNFNDNQTPPNPNGSNFVPAEDRGVADPVAQGTDTNGDNTGSGPDGEANVVNIGNVAGADDILNGTDGVPGAQGPTDQNDDFTNLSTDVPVGTGPADTFNPAAVTFDNTIQNPSSAGFIADVTLQPISPTQAENADDSPLTGQYDGADAIPFGTQVTITATDENGDVLTATYTYVNLAGVPTFRLDSSTTTAGGGGAIPTPGGPVHVNYGDLPAGQTLDYTVSVDLPPTVTPNQEISIPVVAFPDDNPTTAPGLTGESTNNITIDRIYTGFMQLTKQAQVLDQNGVIVQPFASDLTGVEFRPGYQIDYRIGYENISTPVVGTGNVGLTAFEFEVVEDGTVATGTSTTQNNWAAFTDHEQNTSATQGDVEFFTNSGDATPLTTTDPLANTQVEKYENPVGQVDPGQTGEFQFRRRLQ; translated from the coding sequence ATGACACACGATACATCACAACCCAAAAGACGAGGAAGCAAGCTTTATCGGCCAGTGGCGATCGCAGCAATGATTGCCGGTGGTTTGACTCAGTCCCTCCTTCCGGCCTTCGCTGCCGGTACTGCAGCAGGCGTCAGCATTAGTAACACCGCCACAGCCACCTACCGCGATGCTCCCGGCGGTAACGTTATTGATGCCACGTCCAATACTGTTAACATCACCGTTGCTGAGGTTGCCGGTGTAACCGCAGTAGCTTCTGGCTTTAATGACACTGATGGTGGCGCTGTTGAAGCAAATGATATCCTCGAATTCACCTTTGACATCACCAACATAGGTAACGCAGCAACAGATCTCTTCATCCCCGGCCTGAATGGTCTCATCGAAGAAAACTTTGATGCCACCACAGTCGAGATCATCAGCGTCAACGGAACTGCCGTAGGCCCCGTCGCTGTACTCGCTAATGGTTCTACCCTTGGTAGTCTAAGCCTTGACGACCTCGACCCCGACGCAATTGTGCAGGTTAGAGTCACCGGTACTCCTGCAGTGAACACACCTGCAGGTGCAGACGTCGGTGTCACGATCGGTAACACAGGCCCCAATAACAACAGCCCTAGCACGCAAAACCAGCCTGACGATCCCACTGGTGATGGCACCAACAACGACGAGATTCGTACAGTTGACGCTGATGCAGGCAATGGCGCCCCCGTTAACGGTGAGCGTGAAGCCAGTGCCGAGAATAGCATTCCCTTTGCTAGTTCCGTTGACCCTCTCGCGTTAGCCACGGTCACGAAAGAAGTTGCGACTTTGCTTCCGGGTGCTGGCCCCACTGCTAGCGACGACCTGATTACCTACAACTTGGGCTTGACCGTTGAGGGTAGCTCCCCCAACGCAGCCTTCGTTGCTGAAGACCTCGTTGGTACGCCGATGACCATTGACGGCAGCACTGAGACTCGCATTCTCGTTTCTGATGCTATTCCCGCCGGAACAGTTCTGAATGCAGTGCCCACCGCACCTGCAGGCTGGGAAGTGGTTTACTCCACAAACGATCCATCAGCGACAGCACCCATTGGAACTGGCCCTAATACAGCAGCGTGGATTCGCAACAGCGTAACTCCTTTGAATGCAGGTAACTTTGCATCCGTGGAAAGAGTGGGTTTCATTCGCACAGCGACGACTCCGCTAGCCGCAGGTACTGATGTTACGGCAACAACTCCGTTCCAATTTACCGTGATTACTTCTGGCCTCGCTCCAGAAGGTGGCCAAGTTGCTAACATCGCTCAGGTCTTTGGTCGCACCTTCGATGATCCCGCGATTGCTGGCTCACCCACTGATCAAGTTGTCTACGACGAATCTGGAGACAGCCAGCCCAACAACTTCAACGATAATCAAACGCCTCCCAATCCAAACGGCAGCAACTTCGTTCCTGCTGAAGATCGAGGGGTTGCAGATCCAGTAGCTCAAGGCACTGACACTAACGGCGACAATACAGGTTCAGGTCCTGATGGTGAAGCCAACGTTGTTAACATCGGCAATGTTGCTGGTGCTGATGACATTCTTAACGGTACCGATGGTGTTCCAGGTGCCCAAGGCCCCACCGACCAAAATGACGATTTTACAAACCTATCTACTGATGTCCCAGTGGGTACAGGTCCTGCAGATACTTTCAATCCAGCTGCAGTTACCTTTGATAACACCATTCAGAACCCATCTAGTGCTGGCTTCATTGCTGACGTGACGCTGCAGCCCATTTCTCCTACCCAGGCAGAAAACGCAGACGACAGTCCTCTGACAGGACAATACGATGGTGCTGATGCTATTCCTTTCGGCACTCAGGTCACGATTACTGCTACGGATGAGAACGGTGACGTTTTAACGGCAACCTATACCTACGTTAATCTTGCAGGTGTTCCCACCTTCCGGCTTGATAGCAGCACAACCACTGCTGGTGGCGGCGGCGCAATACCGACGCCCGGGGGCCCTGTTCACGTCAACTATGGTGACCTACCTGCAGGTCAGACCCTTGACTACACAGTCTCGGTTGATTTACCACCTACTGTCACACCTAACCAAGAGATCTCGATTCCGGTTGTAGCCTTCCCGGATGACAATCCAACTACAGCCCCTGGTTTAACTGGAGAGTCAACCAACAACATAACGATTGACCGCATCTATACCGGCTTCATGCAGCTCACGAAGCAAGCTCAGGTTCTGGATCAGAATGGCGTAATTGTGCAGCCATTTGCCTCCGATTTGACTGGCGTTGAGTTCCGACCGGGTTACCAAATCGACTACCGGATTGGTTACGAAAACATTTCAACCCCTGTCGTAGGTACCGGCAACGTGGGCCTCACAGCCTTTGAATTTGAAGTTGTAGAAGATGGTACCGTCGCCACTGGCACTAGCACCACTCAAAACAACTGGGCGGCTTTCACGGATCATGAGCAGAACACCAGCGCCACGCAGGGCGATGTGGAATTCTTCACCAACAGTGGTGATGCTACACCCCTGACAACCACAGATCCTCTCGCCAATACTCAGGTTGAGAAGTATGAGAACCCGGTTGGTCAGGTTGATCCTGGTCAAACAGGTGAGTTCCAATTCCGTCGCCGCCTCCAGTAA
- a CDS encoding DUF11 domain-containing protein: MKRRLSMGLGILAVAIAVPFASSTPVLANLQEAGEALVQQILQPQVKLALSAEKQVITTDAEGNKATAWEAIEGDVTVQPGDVLRYTLNSENAGDKPASNLVVTQPIPQKTAFRADSAKANGAELTYSIDAGQTFSAQPLIEETQPDGSVKMVPAPAEMYTHVQWDYSNSLQPMTTVRATYEVAVK, encoded by the coding sequence ATGAAACGACGTTTATCTATGGGTCTCGGTATTCTAGCCGTCGCCATTGCCGTTCCCTTTGCCAGCAGCACTCCCGTTCTTGCCAATTTGCAAGAAGCCGGTGAAGCACTGGTTCAGCAGATTCTTCAGCCCCAGGTCAAGTTGGCCCTTTCTGCCGAGAAGCAAGTGATCACCACTGATGCTGAAGGCAACAAAGCGACCGCTTGGGAAGCTATTGAAGGAGATGTCACAGTTCAGCCCGGAGATGTGCTTCGCTACACGCTCAACAGTGAGAATGCCGGTGACAAGCCTGCTTCTAACTTAGTTGTGACGCAGCCTATCCCTCAAAAGACCGCTTTCCGAGCGGATTCAGCAAAGGCCAATGGCGCTGAGTTGACCTACAGCATTGATGCCGGTCAGACCTTCTCTGCTCAGCCTCTGATCGAAGAGACTCAGCCTGATGGTTCTGTGAAGATGGTTCCTGCTCCTGCAGAAATGTACACCCATGTTCAGTGGGACTACAGCAATTCGCTGCAGCCAATGACCACTGTGCGCGCAACATACGAAGTTGCCGTTAAGTAA
- a CDS encoding DUF11 domain-containing protein → MRYSHFQLNPVSARRLMAATLMLSQVLPSVAIAQTADDAELLINNTASYRYAQTPGGNPFTGFTNTITTPVDNSLTDPRGQILGCGGALLDDYTGFSVSLFTADPSDPTGASLGSLVRLTRTELPDNPTNNIPAGIEPNSSNLNPFPLSNQDRGEYSFLLDPNRGQLDVGDTYILMVDVPDTSVFIRRQIKLEILAITPTNNRNIVSYRATALDGQPVAASGDDQIDLSETTLIADADQISLQLLAIQFAGALCPESQIQITKSGDRANAAPGDTVLYRLGIRNTSGDRLDNTTVTDVLPFGFRLLEDAVQGEVGGEIVPVTVEQNGLTVTFSTPAVLEPEAVLNIVYAAQLTPDAIRGDGENVATVAAQRVDNDLEVRDGPAINRVRINPGIASDCGTILGRVFVDKNFDGEQQPGEPGVPNSVVFMDDGNRITTDEDGLFHLKCVLPGQRVGALDLTSLPGYTLAPNAYFIERNSPSRLVRLSPGGLVRMNFGVTPTFQERSTSPVPETLNAPSSQEESQ, encoded by the coding sequence GTGAGATACTCTCACTTCCAATTAAATCCTGTCTCGGCAAGACGGCTGATGGCGGCGACCTTGATGCTTAGTCAAGTGCTGCCAAGTGTTGCGATCGCACAGACAGCGGACGATGCTGAGCTACTCATCAACAACACAGCCAGCTACCGCTACGCACAGACCCCTGGTGGCAATCCGTTCACAGGCTTCACCAACACAATCACAACACCCGTAGACAATTCGCTCACCGATCCTAGAGGCCAAATTTTAGGCTGTGGCGGCGCACTCTTAGACGATTACACCGGCTTCTCAGTCAGCCTCTTTACAGCAGATCCCAGTGACCCCACCGGCGCCAGCCTCGGGAGTTTAGTCCGCCTCACCCGCACCGAGCTGCCCGACAACCCCACCAATAATATTCCTGCCGGTATCGAACCCAACAGCAGCAACCTCAACCCCTTTCCCCTCAGCAATCAAGACAGAGGCGAGTACAGCTTTCTGCTTGACCCTAACCGAGGTCAGCTTGACGTTGGCGACACCTACATCTTGATGGTGGACGTCCCCGATACCTCTGTGTTTATCCGGCGTCAGATCAAGTTAGAGATCTTAGCGATTACGCCCACCAACAACCGCAACATCGTTAGCTATCGAGCAACAGCCCTAGACGGACAGCCTGTTGCGGCCTCAGGCGACGATCAGATCGATCTTTCTGAAACCACGCTGATTGCCGACGCCGATCAAATTTCCCTGCAGCTCCTCGCCATTCAGTTTGCCGGGGCGCTCTGTCCAGAGAGCCAAATTCAAATTACGAAATCAGGCGATCGCGCCAACGCAGCCCCCGGCGACACCGTGCTCTACCGACTCGGCATCCGTAACACCAGTGGTGATCGGCTTGATAACACCACCGTTACCGATGTCTTGCCCTTCGGCTTTCGGCTCCTTGAAGATGCCGTGCAGGGTGAAGTCGGCGGCGAGATTGTTCCAGTCACCGTTGAGCAGAATGGCCTGACGGTTACCTTTAGCACCCCCGCCGTTCTCGAACCAGAGGCCGTTCTCAATATTGTTTACGCGGCCCAGCTCACCCCTGATGCGATTCGAGGTGATGGCGAAAACGTTGCAACAGTTGCAGCTCAGCGCGTCGATAACGACCTAGAAGTCCGAGATGGACCGGCGATTAACCGCGTACGCATTAATCCTGGCATTGCCTCTGACTGCGGCACTATTCTAGGGCGCGTCTTCGTAGACAAAAACTTTGACGGTGAACAGCAGCCCGGCGAACCCGGCGTTCCCAACTCTGTCGTGTTTATGGATGACGGCAACCGGATCACCACCGACGAAGATGGTCTCTTTCATCTCAAGTGTGTCCTGCCCGGTCAGCGGGTCGGAGCCTTAGACCTCACCAGCCTGCCTGGTTACACCCTCGCCCCCAACGCCTACTTTATTGAGCGCAATAGCCCCTCTCGACTGGTCCGGCTCTCGCCGGGTGGTCTGGTGCGCATGAACTTTGGGGTCACACCTACTTTCCAAGAACGATCAACCTCTCCTGTGCCAGAGACCTTGAACGCTCCCAGCTCTCAGGAGGAGTCCCAATGA
- a CDS encoding TonB-dependent receptor produces the protein MTKRSYLRASLLGLLISSGWAIVPTLATAQTLKLEPTPSSTEAVSSTATPTTKPTAAASSTASTPEPTVETEVSVPSEEITEAQAAEAVPSQPPVDSGAAPAAPVAQAAPQAQTVKILSPPSGATLPQPSSTVIVEYKVGQTVNLQVNGKQVDRSLIGRTETNSETGKVRETWYGVIFGAGGNTLTAHLDGSSEPATTVNLEVPGEPDRIKVSTRETRVPADGRSTVTVVGQLLDSRGNRSSWNSHITLEASEGEFVGVDANSTTPGFQVEAVNGEFTAELQAGLQAGALRIRASNGEMEGFHQLQMVTPLRPSGLLAGVVDVRFGRRGTDFFDSFRDFLPPDGDNRFELDTQASGFATTSVGEWLFTGAFNTERPLNEDCRGESTLFRAQVDCDDTQYSVYGDNSTVESFASSTDNLYLRLERTSPVPNAGIDYVLWGDYNTNEFAQPSQFYTATNRALHGAKANYNLGNLQITGIFGNNTEGFQRDTIAPDGTSGFYFLSRRLLISGSEQVYLELEELDRPGTVLERTRLLRGADYDIDYDRGTLLFRRPILRTDVTEDGRVAVRRIVTTYQFEGEGGGTSIYGGRLQYNFSRGLDKETWLGATYLLEDRGDQDFELFGADAYVSLGGDRYLIAEYAHSENGLDFSEAISGDAYRVELAGTIIDKVTGRAYFNHSDTGFSNTATTSFVPGQTRYGAEVTAELSSSTSLRASIDHEDNNGIAPQPLDTFEDLIRPGFAPTPGIGVDNSLTTITAGIQQRIGRGTLGVDYVRRERSGDFSNVSSDQIRTSFITQLTNDLSFHAYNDLTLSSESDPVHPNRTTIGVDWQVHPGITVALNQSYFTGGQFDDDFLTSLDIKGEHTFSTDTTLRGEVSVLGDRGLVGRFGIDQGVTLAPGLEADFSYERVFSGFRDTAAGSQFAQPFAVGSGASALGLTSGNSFSAGLSYTDNPDFKAKARVEYRDSTSQGSNLVITADALGRINNRFTTLASYSQASSANQTLSALGTSRDLKLGLAYRDPKDDRFNALLRYEYRENPSLIPETILFGRGTGSTEHLLSAEAIYAPDWRWEFYGKFGLRHSRTNLAENLVGTSTVSLAQARATYRFDKRWDASIEGRWIGQPTAGFNEFGIVGEIGYYLNPNLRLGAGYVFGSASDRDLGNSRSASGPFFGITVKLDNNLLKDFGFRNQVAPKQQQESESVVEASNKEPEATPEALATEG, from the coding sequence ATGACAAAACGATCCTATCTTCGCGCCAGCCTTTTAGGACTGCTCATCAGCAGCGGCTGGGCGATCGTCCCCACCCTAGCCACAGCTCAAACACTGAAGCTAGAGCCGACTCCGAGTTCTACAGAAGCCGTTTCATCTACGGCGACCCCAACCACAAAGCCTACGGCTGCTGCTTCATCTACGGCTTCTACCCCAGAGCCTACGGTAGAAACTGAAGTCTCTGTCCCGTCAGAAGAAATTACTGAAGCACAGGCTGCTGAAGCTGTGCCCTCTCAGCCTCCTGTTGATTCTGGAGCAGCGCCAGCAGCGCCTGTCGCTCAGGCGGCACCGCAGGCCCAGACCGTCAAAATCCTATCCCCGCCTTCAGGCGCAACCCTACCGCAGCCTTCTTCCACCGTAATTGTGGAGTATAAGGTCGGTCAAACGGTTAATTTGCAGGTCAATGGTAAGCAGGTCGACCGCAGCTTGATCGGTCGCACCGAAACCAATAGTGAAACAGGCAAAGTCCGCGAGACTTGGTACGGCGTTATTTTTGGCGCTGGGGGCAATACCCTCACCGCTCATCTAGACGGCAGTAGTGAGCCAGCCACAACAGTTAACCTCGAAGTCCCTGGCGAACCGGATCGGATCAAAGTCAGCACGCGCGAAACCCGAGTCCCAGCAGATGGACGCTCCACAGTCACAGTTGTAGGCCAGCTTCTCGACAGTCGTGGCAACCGCTCTAGCTGGAATTCACACATTACGCTAGAGGCAAGTGAAGGTGAATTTGTCGGCGTCGATGCCAACTCTACTACACCCGGATTTCAGGTTGAGGCCGTCAATGGCGAATTTACAGCCGAACTGCAGGCCGGTCTACAGGCGGGCGCACTGCGGATTCGGGCCAGCAATGGCGAAATGGAAGGCTTCCATCAGTTGCAGATGGTCACCCCCCTGCGTCCCTCGGGACTACTAGCAGGTGTCGTTGATGTTCGCTTCGGGCGGCGGGGCACAGACTTCTTTGATAGCTTCCGCGACTTTCTGCCCCCGGATGGAGACAATCGCTTTGAGCTAGACACCCAAGCTTCAGGCTTCGCCACCACCTCTGTCGGAGAGTGGCTATTTACCGGTGCCTTCAATACTGAGCGTCCGCTGAACGAAGACTGTCGTGGTGAATCAACGCTATTCCGAGCGCAGGTAGACTGCGATGACACCCAATATTCCGTCTACGGCGATAACTCCACCGTTGAGTCCTTCGCTTCTTCCACCGACAACCTTTATCTGCGCCTAGAGCGTACTTCCCCCGTCCCGAATGCGGGGATTGACTATGTCCTGTGGGGAGACTACAACACCAACGAATTTGCTCAGCCCTCACAGTTCTACACCGCCACTAATCGCGCCCTCCACGGCGCTAAGGCTAACTACAATCTCGGCAACCTACAAATCACAGGCATCTTCGGCAACAACACCGAGGGCTTCCAGCGCGATACCATTGCCCCCGACGGCACCAGCGGGTTCTATTTTCTGTCTCGTCGCCTGCTGATCTCTGGCAGTGAGCAAGTTTATCTAGAACTAGAAGAACTCGATCGCCCCGGCACAGTTCTAGAACGGACGCGCCTCCTTCGAGGTGCTGACTATGACATTGACTACGATCGCGGCACCCTGCTGTTCCGGCGTCCGATTCTGCGTACCGATGTCACCGAAGATGGTCGCGTTGCCGTACGCCGAATTGTCACCACCTATCAGTTTGAAGGTGAAGGGGGCGGCACCAGCATCTATGGCGGGCGGCTACAGTACAACTTTTCGCGGGGCTTAGACAAAGAAACTTGGTTGGGAGCTACCTATCTCCTTGAAGATCGGGGCGATCAAGACTTTGAGCTGTTCGGCGCTGATGCCTATGTGTCTCTAGGGGGCGATCGCTACCTGATTGCAGAATACGCCCACTCTGAAAACGGCCTTGACTTCAGCGAGGCCATCAGCGGCGACGCCTACCGCGTAGAGCTAGCCGGAACCATTATCGATAAGGTCACGGGTCGAGCCTACTTCAACCACAGCGATACGGGTTTCTCGAATACAGCCACCACGAGCTTTGTACCCGGCCAAACCCGCTACGGTGCAGAGGTCACAGCCGAGCTGTCCAGCTCTACAAGTCTGCGAGCCAGCATTGATCACGAAGACAACAATGGCATCGCCCCTCAGCCCCTCGATACCTTTGAAGACCTGATTCGTCCTGGCTTTGCGCCCACGCCAGGTATTGGTGTTGACAACTCATTGACCACAATCACAGCAGGCATTCAGCAGCGCATCGGTCGCGGTACGCTTGGGGTTGACTATGTTCGTCGTGAGCGCTCAGGTGACTTTAGCAATGTCAGTTCCGATCAGATTCGCACCAGCTTTATCACCCAACTGACAAACGATCTCAGCTTTCATGCCTACAATGATCTGACCCTATCCTCTGAGTCAGATCCTGTCCATCCGAATCGGACTACGATTGGGGTTGACTGGCAAGTTCATCCCGGCATCACGGTGGCGCTCAATCAGTCCTACTTCACAGGGGGACAGTTTGACGATGACTTTTTAACCAGTCTCGATATCAAGGGCGAGCATACCTTCTCAACGGATACCACTTTGCGGGGCGAAGTCTCAGTGCTGGGCGATCGGGGACTCGTCGGACGCTTCGGCATCGATCAGGGTGTAACGCTAGCCCCCGGTTTAGAGGCAGATTTCTCCTATGAGCGGGTCTTTAGCGGGTTCCGCGACACGGCAGCGGGCAGTCAGTTCGCGCAGCCCTTTGCGGTTGGCTCTGGCGCTTCGGCTTTGGGCCTCACCTCTGGCAACAGCTTCAGTGCCGGTCTCAGCTACACCGATAATCCTGACTTCAAAGCTAAGGCACGGGTTGAATACCGCGATTCTACCTCTCAAGGCTCGAATCTAGTGATTACCGCTGATGCGCTAGGCCGCATTAACAATCGCTTTACAACGCTGGCGAGCTACAGCCAAGCCAGTTCTGCGAACCAGACTCTCAGTGCCCTAGGGACCAGCCGTGATCTGAAGTTGGGTTTAGCCTACCGAGATCCTAAAGACGATCGCTTTAATGCCCTGTTGCGCTATGAATATCGTGAAAATCCTTCACTGATTCCTGAGACGATTCTATTTGGTCGGGGTACGGGGTCAACGGAGCATCTGCTCTCTGCTGAGGCGATTTATGCACCTGACTGGCGCTGGGAATTCTACGGCAAGTTTGGCCTCCGCCACAGCCGCACGAATCTGGCGGAGAATCTAGTGGGCACCAGCACGGTTTCTCTCGCTCAAGCACGGGCTACCTACCGCTTTGACAAGCGCTGGGATGCCTCCATCGAAGGACGCTGGATTGGTCAGCCCACTGCAGGCTTCAATGAGTTTGGGATCGTCGGTGAAATCGGCTATTACCTCAATCCGAATCTGCGCCTTGGGGCGGGCTATGTGTTTGGTAGCGCTAGCGATCGCGACTTGGGCAATTCCCGGTCGGCCAGCGGTCCTTTCTTCGGTATCACCGTGAAGCTCGACAACAACTTGCTGAAGGACTTTGGTTTCCGCAATCAGGTTGCGCCCAAACAGCAGCAGGAGTCTGAGTCTGTTGTAGAGGCTTCCAACAAGGAACCTGAAGCCACTCCTGAAGCCCTAGCGACTGAAGGCTAG